The nucleotide sequence TGGATTGTCTAAAGGCCATGAATTTTGAGGTAAAGGACGGTGCCCGATTTATAAACAATAAAGGGGTGGTCTGTAATTTTGACTTTAGTAAAAAGCATGGGGACGGCTGGGATTGGACATGGCAGGTGCCCCGGGCCGATTTTGATAAGGCCCTGACCGATGAGTTGCAGTCTTGGGGTGTTGATATTGCTTTTGAACACGAGGTGACAACGGTTAGTTTCGCTGAAGACGGATCATCGGTGACCACGGTCAAGGACATCGATGGAAACGAATCTAGCGTTCAGGCCAAGTTTATTGTTGATTCCAGTGGTTTCGGTAGGGTTTTGCCACGGTTGTTAGATTTGGAGAAGCCTTCCAAAATACCACAACATTCCTCCATATTTACCCACGTAAAAGATGTTAACCGCCCTGAAGGTAGGGAGGGAACCATGATTACTTTTGATGTCATCGATACCCATACCTGGTTGTGGGTCATTCCGTTTTCTAACGGATATACGAGTATCGGTTTTGTCGGGAAATCGGAACATCTGGAGTCGTTGGAAGGAAGCAATACCGAAAAACTTCAACAAATGATGAAGCTGTCGAGCTATTATTTCGATCGGTTCGATGGAGTGGACTACACATTTGAGCCTCGAATGATAAGGAACATAGCGAAGTCGGTAAAACAACTTTACGGAAATGGATTTGTGCTTACTGGTAACAGTGCCGAATTCTTAGATCCCGTATTTTCTTCCGGGGTGACCTTTGCCGTTGAGTCGGCCCATCTGGCGGGACAGTTAATAGCGAGGTCGATTAAGGGGGAAGAAGTGGATTGGCAAACGGAATATACCGACTATATGCTGGAAGGGGTAGATGTCTTTTCGACCTATGTGGCGGAATGGTATACCGGAAACCTTCAGACCATATTCTTTCACAATAAAGAGAATGAAACCATAAAAGAACAGATTTGTGCAGTACTGGCCGGATATGTTTGGGATAAGAGCAATCCGTTCGTGAAAAA is from Zobellia galactanivorans and encodes:
- a CDS encoding NAD(P)/FAD-dependent oxidoreductase, with the translated sequence MQQEKVDVLIIGAGPSGSVAAAYLHKQGLNVKVVEKGRFPRFVIGESLIPRCMDHFEAVGLLDCLKAMNFEVKDGARFINNKGVVCNFDFSKKHGDGWDWTWQVPRADFDKALTDELQSWGVDIAFEHEVTTVSFAEDGSSVTTVKDIDGNESSVQAKFIVDSSGFGRVLPRLLDLEKPSKIPQHSSIFTHVKDVNRPEGREGTMITFDVIDTHTWLWVIPFSNGYTSIGFVGKSEHLESLEGSNTEKLQQMMKLSSYYFDRFDGVDYTFEPRMIRNIAKSVKQLYGNGFVLTGNSAEFLDPVFSSGVTFAVESAHLAGQLIARSIKGEEVDWQTEYTDYMLEGVDVFSTYVAEWYTGNLQTIFFHNKENETIKEQICAVLAGYVWDKSNPFVKNHNRLVKTVAHIAKMEEQTSEEHS